The proteins below come from a single Arthrobacter crystallopoietes genomic window:
- a CDS encoding monovalent cation/H+ antiporter complex subunit F, with the protein MEVVLVVVTVVLTFSAAVAISRIVKGPSILDRVIAIDVLLAIVCAGLIADMAVRKHQANLTLVIIISLIGFIGSVTVARFVIDRRTHEH; encoded by the coding sequence ATGGAAGTAGTCCTGGTCGTCGTCACTGTCGTCCTGACCTTCTCGGCCGCCGTCGCCATCTCCCGGATTGTCAAAGGTCCCTCCATCCTGGACCGAGTGATCGCTATCGACGTTTTGCTGGCCATCGTCTGCGCGGGCCTGATAGCGGACATGGCCGTCAGAAAGCATCAGGCCAATCTGACCTTGGTGATCATCATTTCTCTGATCGGCTTCATCGGCTCGGTCACGGTTGCACGCTTCGTCATCGACAGGCGGACCCATGAACACTGA
- a CDS encoding Na+/H+ antiporter subunit E codes for MTRSRIPLLVEIPLLVWLVVLWGALWQDFSAGNLLFGLLIALAVVNIFYLPPVELAGRLNLWAATVFVAAFLVNVAKASFEVFWIALTRGPRTMNGVVAVQLRSHSDLLVTATGHTISLIPGSLVVDVDRSTSTLYLHVLNIPDPDKADRFREQVRRIEAGLIRAIGSKEEVAMVKAEAANRRNGGTS; via the coding sequence ATGACCCGTTCCCGGATTCCGCTGCTCGTCGAAATTCCGCTGCTGGTCTGGCTGGTGGTTCTCTGGGGAGCCCTCTGGCAGGATTTCAGCGCCGGCAACCTGCTTTTCGGACTGCTCATCGCCCTCGCCGTCGTCAATATCTTCTACCTGCCGCCGGTAGAACTGGCCGGACGGCTGAATCTGTGGGCGGCCACCGTGTTCGTGGCGGCGTTCCTGGTGAACGTAGCCAAGGCTAGTTTCGAGGTCTTCTGGATTGCGCTCACCCGTGGACCGCGCACGATGAACGGTGTGGTGGCCGTCCAGCTGCGCAGCCATTCGGACTTGCTGGTCACCGCCACGGGGCACACAATCTCGCTGATTCCCGGGAGCCTCGTGGTGGATGTGGACAGGTCCACGTCGACGTTGTACCTGCACGTCCTGAACATTCCGGATCCCGACAAGGCGGACCGGTTCCGTGAACAGGTCCGCAGGATCGAGGCCGGGCTGATCCGGGCCATCGGCAGTAAAGAGGAAGTCGCGATGGTCAAAGCGGAGGCAGCCAACCGGCGGAATGGAGGAACCAGTTGA
- a CDS encoding ECF transporter S component has product MNTVTPSAQAARKPRYTWRVVDIVVASVIGVAIGVIFWAWSAGYSGIAVLTAAFPPAGGLYAGGWLTAGVLGGLLIRKPGAAIYCEVLAAAVSSLLGTQFGLTVLLSGLIQGVGAELVFLLFLYKKFNLGVSLLAGLAAGLALAIGENFMWNVEWATDWKLWYTLFAAISGVIIAGLLPWLAMRGLAKTGVLSSFAAGRTADV; this is encoded by the coding sequence ATGAACACCGTTACACCATCCGCGCAGGCTGCGCGTAAACCCCGTTACACCTGGCGCGTTGTCGATATTGTGGTGGCGTCCGTGATCGGCGTGGCCATCGGGGTCATCTTCTGGGCCTGGTCCGCCGGCTATTCGGGCATCGCGGTGCTGACCGCGGCCTTCCCGCCTGCCGGCGGGCTCTATGCCGGGGGCTGGCTCACGGCCGGTGTGCTGGGCGGGCTGCTCATCCGCAAGCCCGGCGCCGCGATCTACTGCGAGGTCCTGGCCGCCGCCGTGTCGAGCCTGCTGGGCACGCAGTTCGGCCTCACCGTGCTCCTCTCCGGCCTGATCCAGGGCGTCGGCGCGGAACTGGTCTTCCTGCTCTTTCTCTACAAGAAGTTCAACCTCGGCGTGTCGCTGCTGGCCGGGTTGGCTGCCGGCCTGGCGCTGGCCATCGGCGAGAACTTTATGTGGAACGTGGAATGGGCAACCGACTGGAAGCTCTGGTACACCCTGTTCGCCGCCATTTCCGGCGTGATCATCGCCGGTCTGCTGCCCTGGCTGGCGATGAGGGGACTGGCCAAGACGGGCGTGCTCTCATCCTTTGCCGCCGGCCGGACGGCTGACGTATAG
- a CDS encoding DUF4235 domain-containing protein, whose amino-acid sequence MSTVLKLLGTLVSIAAGLAGAKLIDILWKAVTGEDSPKHDDDMENSLRATLAFAAISGTVSAIIRVLSQRGTMQAVNRFNRTRDMV is encoded by the coding sequence ATGAGTACTGTTTTGAAGCTTCTGGGTACGTTGGTGAGTATCGCGGCTGGTCTGGCCGGCGCTAAGCTCATCGACATCCTGTGGAAGGCTGTCACCGGGGAGGACTCCCCCAAGCATGACGACGACATGGAAAACAGCCTGCGCGCTACCCTCGCCTTTGCCGCGATTTCCGGCACGGTCAGCGCGATCATCCGTGTGCTTTCCCAGCGCGGAACCATGCAGGCAGTCAACCGCTTCAACCGGACCCGCGACATGGTCTAG